The following coding sequences are from one Rutidosis leptorrhynchoides isolate AG116_Rl617_1_P2 chromosome 11, CSIRO_AGI_Rlap_v1, whole genome shotgun sequence window:
- the LOC139875922 gene encoding putative FBD-associated F-box protein At5g50270 gives MNARSGKVVSKRPKHSSTAAATHNKNLIKNEEKEDIFSKLPDELFTNIISLIPDARDAKRTCILSKRWNYIWEFLPILCFVMPFLRYNKQENEFYYDFTRCNLLPNEQVLQKFNDSVDKALALRNSKPIQKFFLCLSKDFDYSRVLNWLRIVISCLVQQLELILAASTSGYCVRFYWGILKNCDNLIELTLNGKFVLDVPESNGVLFPSLKKLILMYIIYSGENTFVNVISQCPVLEELIVKKLYYQGNDLIETFKVSSASLKSLSLSLIDYDSQVMVHDVFIDAPNLEYIYMLDEVTSEYHMTESLSLVEAHIDTSRRLLELFTSLSSIKKLTLTRQTIRALNTIHSSINVELLFPNLVKLLIGISGSWEWDFVLDFLNHMPYLKHIPFTDGLLCADQIYLQECNQLEETPPPSCLLSNVKEIVILNLDAILWEEFAFIKYLLNNANKLETLKIIAPDISPKRRAEIFSLVDPNFVVLNLFEASPSS, from the exons ATGAATGCGCGATCAGGAAAAGTTGTGTCCAAAAGGCCAAAACATTCATCTACTGCTGCTGCTACTCATAACAAAAATTTAATcaaaaatgaagaaaaagaagataTCTTCAGCAAACTACCTGATGAGCTCTTTACAAATATCATATCCTTGATTCCGGATGCGCGTGATGCCAAACGTACATGCATTTTATCGAAGAGGTGGAACTACATTTGGGAATTTCTACCAATCCTCTGTTTCGTTATGCCTTTTCTCCGTTATAACAAACAAGAGAATGAGTTTTATTATGATTTTACTAGGTGTAATTTATTGCCAAATGAACAAGTACTTCAAAAGTTTAATGATTCGGTTGATAAGGCTTTAGCTCTTCGTAACAGTAAGCCAATTCAAAAGTTTTTTCTTTGTTTATCCAAGGATTTTGATTACAGTCGTGTGCTTAATTGGCTTCGTATCGTTATTAGTTGTCTAGTTCAACAGCTAGAGCTTATATTGGCAGCTAGTACTAGCGGTTATTGTGTTAGGTTTTATTGGGGTATATTGAAGAATTGTGATAACCTCATTGAGTTAACATTAAATGGAAAATTCGTGTTGGATGTGCCTGAAAGTAACGGCGTGTTGTTTCCGTCTTTGAAAAAACTCATTTTGATGTATATAATTTACTCCGGCGAAAATACTTTCGTGAATGTGATTTCTCAGTGTCCTGTATTAGAAGAATTAATTGTGAAGAAACTCTACTATCAAGGTAATGATTTAATTGAGACGTTTAAGGTCTCTTCGGCGTCTTTGAAGAGTTTGAGTTTATCCTTAATCGATTACGACTCTCAGGTCATGGTTCATGACGTTTTCATTGATGCTCCTAACCTTGAATACATTTACATGTTGGATGAGGTGACAAGCGAATACCATATGACGGAGTCGTTATCTCTAGTAGAAGCTCACATTGATACTTCTAGACGCCTGTTAGAACTCTTCACAAGCCTCTCGTCAATCAAGAAGTTAACATTGACTCGTCAAACTATACGA GCTTTAAACACAATCCATAGTTCAATTAATGTGGAGCTTCTGTTCCCAAACTTGGTCAAGCTTTTGATTGGTATCAGTGGTTCTTGGGAGTGGGATTTCGTGCTGGATTTCTTAAACCATATGCCTTATCTTAAGCATATTCCCTTTACTGAT GGGCTTCTATGTGCAGACCAGATTTACTTACAGGAATGCAACCAACTAGAAGAAACACCTCCACCATCTTGTTTGCTTTCTAACGTGAAAGAAATCGTAATACTTAATCTGGATGCTATTTTATgggaagagtttgcattcataaagtaTCTGCTTAATAATGCGAATAAGTTGGAGACATTGAAAATAATTGCTCCTGACATCAGTCCTAAGAGACGTGCAGAGATATTTTCTCTCGTGGATCCAAATTTTGTCGTGTTGAATTTGTTTGAAGCTTCTCCAAGTTCATGA
- the LOC139875923 gene encoding F-box protein At4g09920-like — protein MSKRPKHSSTDADNKIVIKQEEEKEDFFNKLPDDLLTKIISCIPDARDAKRTCILSKRWNLLPILYFVMPPFIRYNKRAKLFYPNSYRSTSSSNIKVKKFHDSVDKALALHQGMPIQKFVLCFMDEHCDYSRLNSWLRTLVCCLVQQLELNLVTSSMHGVSARINILKNCNTLIELTLRGKFVLDMPESSGVLFPSLKKLNLHFIVYSSEPLMKLISQCPVLEELFVENQIESYYERLKTFKVSSTSLKRLRMSFINIFLRNPNVVINAPNLEYIYFSDQNKTKYHIMNPLSLVEAHIDVSSQIFELFTSLSSIRMLTITHHTIREAFTTKHILIREIRVMPLLPNLVKILIGINGPWEWDFLMVLLNHMPNLEHITFTHGLLCVDKIFGNYNPPVIKTPPPSCLLSNMKEIIILRLKAVTCEEVAFIRYLLNTAKNLEIFKMNAPKIGRKRRKEILTFSRGSKCCRVQFV, from the exons ATGTCCAAAAGGCCGAAACATTCATCTACTGATGCTGATAACAAAATTGTaatcaaacaagaagaagaaaaagaagatttCTTCAACAAATTACCTGATGATCTCCTCACAAAAATCATATCATGTATTCCGGATGCACGTGATGCCAAACGCACGTGCATTTTATCGAAGAGGTGGAACCTTCTACCAATTCTCTATTTCGTAATGCCGCCTTTTATCCGTTATAACAAACGAGCGAAATTGTTTTACCCAAATTCTTATAGGTCTACATCTTCGTCCAATATAAAAGTCAAAAAGTTCCATGATTCAGTAGATAAAGCCTTAGCTCTTCATCAGGGTATGCCAATTCAAAAGTTTGTTCTTTGTTTTATGGATGAACATTGTGATTACAGTCGTCTCAATAGTTGGCTTCGTACCCTTGTTTGTTGTCTAGTTCAACAACTAGAGCTTAATTTGGTTACTAGTAGTATGCATGGTGTTAGTGCTCGTATAAATATATTGAAGAACTGTAATACTCTCATTGAATTAACATTAAGAGGCAAATTTGTGTTGGATATGCCTGAAAGTAGCGGCGTGTTGTTTCCGTCTTTAAAAAAACTCAATCTTCATTTTATTGTTTACTCTAGCGAACCTCTGATGAAGTTGATTTCTCAATGTCCCGTATTAGAAGAATTATTTGTAGAGAATCAAATTGAATCATATTATGAACGCCTTAAAACGTTTAAGGTCTCCTCAACGTCTTTGAAGAGATTAAGGATGTCCTTTATTAATATTTTTCTAAGGAATCCAAATGTTGTCATTAATGCTCCTAACCTTGAATACATTTACTTTTCGGATCAGAATAAAACAAAATACCATATAATGAATCCGTTATCTCTAGTGGAGGCACACATTGATGTTTCTAGCCAGATTTTCGAACTCTTCACAAGCCTCTCGTCAATCAGGATGTTAACAATAACCCATCACACTATACGC GAGGCTTTTACCACAAAACACATTTTAATTAGGGAAATTAGGGTCATGCCCCTGTTACCAAACTTAGTCAAGATTTTGATTGGTATCAATGGTCCTTGGGAGTGGGATTTCTTGATGGTTCTCTTAAATCATATGCCTAATCTTGAGCATATTACCTTTACTCAT GGGCTTCTATGTGTAGACAAGATCTTTGGGAACTATAACCCACCAGTAATAAAGACACCTCCACCTTCTTGTTTGCTTTCTAACATGAAAGAAATCATAATACTTAGGCTGAAAGCTGTTACATGTGAAGAGGTTGCCTTTATTAGGTATCTGCTTAATACTGCGAAAAATCTGGAGATATTTAAAATGAATGCTCCTAAAATCGGTCGTAAGAGACGTAAAGAGATATTGACTTTCTCCCGTGGCTCCAAATGTTGCCGGGTCCAATTTGTTTGA
- the LOC139875924 gene encoding F-box/LRR-repeat protein At4g14103-like — MILQWGRTRIKKPKNEIQKQQQKEDEDLISKLPDEILLSRILSILPDADAYRTIILSNRWKDLQALLPNLHFVVPKCRTKKQVMDYHDFVDKTLASRGGLPIQKFFFQSSIGSSYMRAMNTLRTVVELKVEELDLTLPSNIFKVSLCWDLFKTCKTLVALTLKGFVLDVPEDGLLIPCLKILNLVSIVYFKHDRTFENLISGCPNLEELFVERNVVNDELYKIKL; from the coding sequence ATGATTTTGCAATGGGGTAGAACTCGGATCAAAAAGCCAAAAAATGAAATCCAGAAACAACAGCAAAAGGAAGATGAAGATTTAATTAGCAAGTTACCCGACGAAATATTACTTTCAAGAATCCTCTCTATACTTCCAGATGCTGATGCTTATCGAACCATCATCCTATCAAACAGATGGAAAGATTTGCAGGCTTTACTCCCAAATCTACATTTCGTGGTGCCGAAATGTCGAACAAAAAAACAAGTCATGGATTATCATGATTTTGTTGACAAAACCCTTGCTTCTCGTGGGGGTTTGCCAATTCAAAAGTTCTTTTTTCAAAGCTCGATTGGGTCCAGCTACATGCGTGCGATGAATACTCTTCGTACTGTTGTCGAGCTTAAAGTTGAAGAACTTGACCTTACACTTCCATCTAATATATTTAAGGTCAGCCTGTGTTGGGATCTATTCAAGACATGCAAAACATTAGTTGCATTAACTTTAAAAGGATTCGTTTTAGACGTCCCTGAAGATGGTCTACTTATTCCGTGTTTAAAGATACTCAATTTGGTATCTATTGTTTATTTTAAACACGATCGAACATTTGAGAATCTGATTTCTGGGTGTCCTAATTTAGAAGAATTGTTCGTGGAGAGGAATGTGGTTAATGATGAGTTGTATAAGATTAAGTTGTAG
- the LOC139875925 gene encoding uncharacterized protein: MVADRVTWNGENCCSNWSWVREITGRTRGELIELEGLISGARMEVDKQDCWSWKLCGTGIFSTSSLTKFIMKSCYPTTASCIPTQKNYLAPKKVGIFAWRARRKRLPVFFELDKRGIDLHSVLCPLCDDEIETVDHALFSCTKVREVWDKIFNWRGVTSNQLNLDGILGGSVNLQLSKVGEKIWQAMIWTSLYLIWKNRNNKIFKKSSWSPPVALCDIQAMSYEWIGKRCKIKKEIKNIEWLTWLHNPQSIDL, translated from the coding sequence ATGGTGGCGGATCGTGTTACTTGGAATGGCGAAAATTGCTGTTCAAACTGGTCGTGGGTTCGTGAGATTACGGGGAGAACGCGGGGTGAGCTGATCGAACTTGAGGGGCTGATTTCAGGAGCAAGAATGGAGGTGGACAAACAAGATTGTTGGTCTTGGAAACTTTGTGGAACCGGTATTTTCTCGACTAGTTCTCTTACAAAGTTCATTATGAAATCGTGTTATCCCACAACAGCTTCGTGTATCCCAACTCAAAAGAATTATTTGGCTCCTAAAAAAGTGGGTATCTTCGCATGGAGGGCAAGGCGGAAGAGATTGCCCGTTTTTTTCGAACTTGACAAACGTGGTATTGATCTCCACTCCGTTCTTTGTCCCCTATGCGACGATGAAATAGAAACGGTAGATCATGCTTTGTTCTCGTGCACAAAGGTTCGGGAAGTATGGGATAAAATCTTCAATTGGAGGGGCGTGACTTCGAACCAACTAAATCTCGATGGCATTTTGGGTGGGTCGGTTAATTTGCAATTATCGAAGGTTGGTGAGAAAATTTGGCAAGCAATGATTTGGACGAGCTTATATCTCATTTGGAAAAATAGGAATAATAAGATTTTCAAAAAATCGAGTTGGTCTCCTCCGGTGGCACTTTGTGACATTCAAGCGATGAGTTACGAATGGATAGGGAAGCGGTGCAAGATAAAGAAAGAGATTAAAAACATCGAGTGGCTTACTTGGTTGCACAACCCGCAATCTATTGATTTGTAA
- the LOC139875926 gene encoding uncharacterized protein, translating to MRFKNRFRCATNYGKGNSFNCKTCGRRGNRKGKKSKEGKTPAMRSEDLKSRSINSEAILSLNIRGFAVKGKFGWVRSICLKERQSIAVFQETRSKSVTDSWVQALWGDPNFGFLQKDAVGKLGGLLVIWDKSIFEVESYTCCEFFLAFRGKWKNNGEKSTIVNVYGPHNDRCKKRMWELLDKLIRSIDTKWLLCGDFNEVRSCSDRFNSQFHQNRADRFNDFISRNSLIEVPISGRKFTRISDDGVKFSKLDRFLVSDGFMSLWANLSVIALDRNLSDHCPLILRDRVLDYGLTPFKVFDEWFNCEEVDIIIKEAWGQEVRGTRKDCAFRDKMKNVKMALKKWSLSRFCSLDNEINELKKKVREWEIKADDNTLSDSERTLWLDCRRRWMEKERVKSNMLRQKAKIKWTLEGDENSKFFHATLRRKYNKCNFQGLLVDGIWHEDPVVVKNFIFSHFQKLFACNSYYRPRILGGFSSGSNLNFASVGPVVPFQRWCGPVGPVGQTPPIGSVQFTEGSGSVCLRISEEEASALEVFFFGGGNIGSNKGMCE from the exons ATGAGATTTAAGAACAGATTTCGGTGTGCAACTAATTATGGGAAAGGAAACTCGTTCAATTGCAAAACCTGTGGGAGAAGAGGGAATAGGAAAGGAAAAAAATCGAAGGAGGGAAAGACTCCTGCGATGCGGTCAGAAGATCTCAAATCACGATCCATCAATAGTGAAGCG ATACTTTCATTAAACATTCGGGGTTTCGCGGTAAAAGGTAAATTTGGGTGGGTTCGTAGTATATGCTTGAAAGAAAGACAGAGTATCGCGGTCTTCCAAGAAACTCGAAGTAAGTCAGTTACTGATTCGTGGGTTCAAGCTTTATGGGGTGATCCAAACTTTGGGTTTCTTCAGAAAGATGCGGTTGGCAAATTGGGGGGTCTATTAGTTATTTGGGATAAATCCATATTTGAAGTCGAGAGTTACACTTGTTGTGAGTTCTTTTTGGCCTTTAGAGGAAAATGGAAGAATAATGGGGAGAAGTCTACTATTGTGAATGTATATGGCCCTCATAACGATCGTTGCAAAAAGCGTATGTGGGAGTTGTTAGATAAATTAATTAGGAGTATTGACACTAAGTGGCTTCTATGCGGGGATTTCAACGAAGTTAGGTCTTGTTCGGATCGTTTCAATTCTCAATTCCATCAAAATAGGGCTGATAGGTTCAACGATTTCATCTCTAGGAATAGCTTAATTGAGGTTCCTATTAGTGGGAGGAAGTTCACTCGAATTAGTGATGATGGAGTTAAATTTAGTAAGCTTGATAGATTCTTGGTTTCGGATGGGTTTATGAGTCTTTGGGCGAATCTCTCGGTTATTGCTCTTGACCGTAATCTTTCCGACCATTGTCCCTTGATTCTTAGGGATAGGGTTCTTGACTACGGTCTGACTCCCTTCAAAGTGTTTGACGAGTGGTTTAATTGTGAAGAGGTAGATATAATTATTAAGGAGGCTTGGGGACAAGAAGTTCGTGGTACAAGAAAAGATTGCGCTTTTAGGGATAAGATGAAGAACGTTAAGATGGCACTAAAAAAGTGGAGTCTCTCTAGATTTTGTTCACTTGATAATGAAATAAATGAGCTTAAGAAAAAAGTGAGGGAGTGGGAAATTAAAGCGGATGACAATACTCTTAGTGACTCAGAGCGTACTTTATGGCTAGATTGTAGGCGTCGTTGGATGGAAAAGGAAAGGGTTAAGTCCAATATGTTGAGACAAAAGGCTAAAATAAAATGGACTCTAGAAGGGGATGAAAACTCTAAATTTTTTCACGCTACTTTGCGACGAAAATACAATAAATGCAACTTCCAGGGATTATTAGTCGATGGTATTTGGCATGAGGATCCAGTGGTTGTCAAAAATTTCATCTTTTCACATTTTCAAAAATTGTTCGCGTGTAACTCATATTACAGGCCAAGGATACTTGGTGGGTTTTCTAGTGGATCGAATCTTAATTTTGCTTCAGTTGGGCCTGTTGTTCCCTTTCAGCGCTGGTGTGGGCCAGTTGGGCCTGTCGGACAGACTCCTCCCATTGGGTCTGTACAGTTCACAGAAGGGTCTGGTTCGGTTTGTCTGCGAATTTCAGAAGAGGAAGCAAGTGCACTAGAAGTTTTTTttttcggaggaggaaatattgGGAGCAATAAAGGAATGTGCGAATAA